From Chrysemys picta bellii isolate R12L10 chromosome 1, ASM1138683v2, whole genome shotgun sequence:
cttctttccaaatgcagaacaaaaatagtTCTTGAACACATCGACCttttctgcaacattaacaagtttcctttctccctctaggAATTGGCCTTTAAattttctaggatttcttttgttcttaatatacttaATAACCTCCTTAACCCTGCAAAGCATGGATTTCCCCTTGATGTCTGTAAAGTCCCGTATCCATTTTCATAACTTCCAGTTTGTATTGCTTGctatctattttccctttttcccatttgttatatgttgctttttccttcttaattgctgccttcactttgctACTGAACTGGGTTTTTAACCAAAGTTCTCCACTTCCTTGATTGTGGAATCGTGGCTTTTCAGCTCTCtcataaactcttcttaaagaaaTCCCAATTTTAATTGCCATTGTTCTGCctaaatttttcctcccaatcagttttgctGTTAATTTCTCTCAGCTTTGgggaattagcccttttgaagggTATCTGTAGGTAGCTATTACTGGTCGGGAGCTGTTCTCTGTATGTCCATTTCAATGTAATAagttccattttttattttattctcctCTATCCTATACCCCCTTATTTGTCTCTTCTttaaactaaacagtcccagatGGTACAGTCTGTGGACATACggcagcctcccccattctcatAGCCTGTCTCAGAAATCCCCTTTCTATCCGCTATATCCTTTATAGAGACTGAGTGACCAAAACTGAGCGCATCTCCAGAGCtggttattctccatcccattctttAGGCATTCGAACATTGTCTTTGTTGTGGCCACTACTGCCAATGAGCAGGTGTTTCCGTGGAGCTACCACCAATGACGCCCAAGTCTTTTCCCTGAGGTGTGTTCTAGTTGAGATGTTTCCCCCGGCACATGTCTTggcaaaggtttttttccccactgtcagATTTTCAGTAACTAGGTGAATAGGAAACTCCCTACAGCATGGACTCTCTAGCCTAGGTTTCATTGCATTAAGGCTATGTGTACACTGGCAGATTTTTTTTGCTGAAAGTTTGGTCAATGACCAAAAAGCCTTTAATGAAAATCGTCGTTGCACGTTCACACNNNNNNNNNNNNNNNNNNNNNNNNNNNNNNNNNNNNNNNNNNNNNNNNNNNNNNNNNNNNNNNNNNNNNNNNNNNNNNNNNNNNNNNNNNNNNNNNNNNNNNNNNNNNNNNNNNNNNNNNNNNNNNNNNNNNNNNNNNNNNNNNNNNNNNNNNNNNNNNNNNNNNNNNNNNNNNNNNNNNNNNNNNNNNNNNNNNNNNNNNNNNNNNNNNNNNNNNNNNNNNNNNNNNNNNNNNNNNNNNNNNNNNNNNNNNNNNNNNNNNNNNNNNNNNNNNNNNNNNNNNNNNNNNNNNNNNNNNNNNNNNNNNNNNNNNNNNNNNNNNNNNNNNNNNNNNNNNNNNNNNNNNNNNNNNNNNNNNNNNNNNNNNNNNNNNNNNNNNNNNNNNNNNNNNNNNNNNNNNNNNNNNNNNNNNNNNNNNNNNNNNNNNNNNNNNNNNNNNNNNNNNNNNNNNNNNNNNNNNNNNNNNNNNNNNNNNNNNNNNNNNNNNNNNNNNNNNNNNNNCTGAGGGTTAGCAAGGAAGGAAGGGTGCATCTATGATATGCTTGCGGTTTCCGCCCCGGTTCCTATACTGCTCATCTGTGTGGTGCTTTGGTCCTTGCCCAAGTAATTGCCGAATGGCGTGAGAGAGTGTCCCTCAatgggggaagaaacaaagcagctctgccaaggaacctccaGCAGAAGATTGCAGAGTACCTGCAGGAAGGTTTCccagagatctctctggaggattccagTGAAATCTCGGtgtgcatcaacaccctgttctgccaTACTGCCTAGCTGCACGGGGAAATGcccagcacacacaaacacagccaGCCTTCTACAGTTCTCTGCCTTCCACCCACCTCTGCActtcacaaagcaaaaccacTTACCAAGGGACTCCTCTCCTGCTCCTGGCTCACCTGATTGTGACTACCGAGACTGGCTGGACACCtccagagtggagaacagctcctGACTGGACGCAGCACTGTGCAACCCTGGCATGGGCTCCACATCTTCTAATGCCTCCACCTCTTCATCGATGACTTCCTCCTCTGGGTTAGGTCCAGTTTCCATCGgctccagccccactgaagtATCCACACAGCTCTTGGTGGTGGAAGTTGAGTCGCCGCCAAGGATATCATCCAACTCCTTATAAAAATGGCAGGTCTGGGGCACAGCTCCGGAATGAccatttgcctcccttgccttctggtatgcatGCCTCACCTCATTCACCTTTGCTCTCCACTGCATCTTGTCCCGATCATAGCTCTTTTCCCACAAGCTGCAATAAATCTTCCTATAGATATTGAacttcctacagctggagcacagctgggactgcacagcctccttccCCAAATACTGAGAAGATCTAGCAGTTCCACAGTGGTCCAAGCGGGAGATCATTTGCTGCATGGAGCCGCCAAGGCCacctgggaagatgtgatgtgaACACTCCacgccgagcaaacaggaaggggaatttcaaaattcctgGGCCTTTAAAGCGAAGGAGTGGAAAGTATTTACCtggatgcagggcagcagagttgaaAGTCCTGACCAGAGTGGttaggatgggcattgtgggatgcctTCCAGAGGCCAATTACAGTGATGAAATCAAGCATGGTGTGTACACTGGCACATCGGCGACAAAACTTTTGTGTAAAAAGCCTTACAAGTCTCGTCAATGTGCCTTTATTACTGAAACTCAGGAGTTCCGTCATCAAAAGTGGCTTTGTAGTGTTTACACCGCCACTATTTCTTCACCAAAAGCtgctttttggcaaaaaaaatgtgGCACTCTAGACAAGACCTAAGGAACAATGAGGGATAACCATTATTCTCTTGTGTTTCCTCCTGGCACCTATTAAGATTTCCCACACCACGATGTGTAGGAATTATTGACGAAGGAAGCACCATAAAATATGGTATTACATTAGTAGAGtcagttgttcataattcatttatctgaataatgaaaatgtcatttttcagtgtgtgaagagtgaCCAATCTGCTTCATccatgagaacagcctccagttgtgcatgtagtgtctcatattaacattgtctctccatccaggtgTTTATCCTGCGAACATCTCTCTAGAccctgggcacatacaggaagtcaggtGAACGTacggtacatgcaggagacacAGTTGAGCCTCAATGTTGTACACCTTCTCTCCTACTCCATGTCAGACTTCAACTCAACTGACTTCATCAACCCCTCCAcattcatcctgctgggcattcctggcctggaggcagcccacgtctggatctccatccccttctgcaccatgtacatcatagccatcttggggaacttcaccatcctgttcatcgtaAAGACAGAGCCAAGCCTCCAtgtgcccatgtactatttcctctgcatgctggccgtcaCTGACCTGGTCCTGACTACGTCCATCctacccaaaatgctgagcatcttctggttcaattccagggagatcaattTCATTGCATGCCTGACCCAGCTGTACTTCAGTCTCAGCTTCTCTACGATGGAGTCTGGGATCctcgtggccatggcttttgatcgctatgtggccatctgtgatcccctgagacattccaccactCTGACAAACCCCATCGTGGCCAAAATTGGCCTGGCTCTGGTGCTGCGTGGTGCCATACTCGTACTGCCCTATCCCTTCCTGGCGAGGAattggccatattgcagaacgaACATCATTCCCCACACGTACTGTGAGCATATAGCTGTCGTGAAGCTGGCCTGCGCCGACATCCGTGTCAGTAGTTACTACGGCCTCTCTGTGGCATTCTTCGTAATTGGtctggatgtgttttttatcgccatgtcctatacccagatcctcagggccatcttcagacTCCCAacaaaggacgcccggctcaagactGTTGGGACCTGCGGGTCCCACCTCTGTGTCATCTTAGCCTCTTACATCCcagctctcttctccttcctcactcACCGGTTTGGGCACAATGTGGCCCTGCACGTCCACGTTCTCATGGCCAACATGTACCACCTGTTGCCtcccatgctaaaccccatcatctacggggTGAGAACCCAACAGATCCGGGATACGCTGCTCCAGCCCTTTACTCATAAAGGGACCTAAAGTTTTCTCCTGGTGGTCTGGCTCTCAGACCGAGCtccatgcagagctggctggtgacatggtgctgggcTCTTTTCCCTGAATCACTGACTGGCCAGTCAAAGAGACCCTTTCCTGaccttactgtgctgtgtcagGATGACAAACTGGGGAATCTCACAGGGTTGCcatctttctaattgctggtaactgtaAGCCTGAGGTCCCacctctctgccctgcctcttcccccaggttccgcccctgctctgcctcttcccctcaaggccccgcccctcactcgttcctctcctccccacccccgtcactCTCTGGTTCATCCCTGGGACACTCTGCACCCCAAAGCAccccatatttaccatggtgatgTCATTATggtatgttttgtacaaaataggccctgtgaggtatcattctaaaagtcttaatcTGCTAAACATTGATATCCCCTTGGGTTGTATGTGCTCTCATTGTATGTGAAACTATGAAATCTTGCTATGTGTGAGTTACTAAAGTGTGATATGAGGCTAGAAACACCCAAAACCAGCTTTTCAGGTATGTCAAAGGAGTAGCCAGACAGTGAATTGCTGTCGTCAACACCAATCCAGGGAAGAATCCACTAGAACAGGAACTCTGCATAAGAAAGCCTCCTTGGAGGGAGCACAGAGACAATGGAGAATGTTTGGCCAATGggggcaccccccacacacacttcacatACATagactttccagcaagctggaagaaactataaaagatggggagtgacatcatctcttgtcttcactcccccacaactcaacacctgcaAGAAGCTCTGAAAGGCAAAGGACTTTGAATGGGGGAGAGGAGTCCAGACTGCAATGGAGATACAGCCTGTGCTTAAAGAATCTGTAAGCCTCCTTGTATTATTGGTCAGGGTGAGATattgctgattcaaatcctatttaATGTGTACAATTCTTAGATTGCAAGTTTGTTTGCTTTCCAACATAACCTTATTTGATCTGTTtgttatcacttataatcacttaacatctatccGTCTGCAGTTAATAAACCCGActtatgttttatcttaaccagcgtgtttttgagtgaagtgtttGGTAATCTTAGCGCCGTTAGCAAAGGCTGGTGCAGATCTTCCCCCATCAAGGGGGGAGAGGACTATTTAATAAGCTTGTGCTTTGTACATTCCTCTGCAGTGCAACATGGTCTAATTCTGGGTTTATGCTCCTGCAGGGATGCaaagctggggagctgggaaattggctgatGCCTCCATTGTCGGTCCATGAGTGgtttaggtaaagcactcaggtaactTAGTTGGGTGTGTGGCACTACCTGCTGttgtgttgggtgataacagggctgggaggggctggctgtgtgtcaccagcagagcagggggagcggccaaCCTAGCTGAATGGTTTGGAGGCACAGCGGTTCCAACAGCTACCAGGCTTCACCCTGAGGGTACATCCCATCACAATCTCCACTTTccatccagcccccccagctTGGTTCCCTCTACTCCCAGGCTGGGAcgagagctgctgcagcctgacaaggagccttCCTGCGGGTAGGAGGTGGCCCCGGTTAATGACTCAATGTCTCCCTCTGCCCTGCATTAACCGAACATCATTATACATAGAGATATGAATAGAGTTCTTACGTCAGTTTCATGGAAGAGATTGTGCACTTtagagttgcaaagagttctttcagaattaatcCTTAGGTTGCAGTCCAATGTCCACTATCAGGGTGATCCAGAATGGAACTGGAGACCTTGGTATTGagcttcccctgatgaagctttaGCAGAattgagatgacaggatcaggacccaagtatTCTTTTATAGACCACTGGAAGGCTATGAAAATAATGAAGCTTAGTTGTTTCAAAGGGAAGTAGAGACAATGAAGTTATTACACCTaagtttaatttaaatgttaatattttcttttgatctttgaatcaacagATATACGACCAGACAGGAACCATCTGTTTACATGTTTAACATCTAACAAGTtataagtaaacacatacaattgGCATTACCTCTAAttttctaacaatacaggtttgcatttcaaagctctagtccACTTCCCATTTATGTTGCTATTTATGAGGAATAGCCCTAATCACCATTTATATACTTCtctaatatgtctttaaaggttGAATTGAGATCAATTAGCCTTCTAGTTGCATAACCCTTTCTGAGCCTGTGTCACACCTATTAACTCATGTTTGATTGTATGAACCATCCGTATCCTTATGTCTTTGGGCTTTTACTGTGCTCTTCGCTCAGGCTCCTTGTGCTCAGAGGTAGGAGGCTAGGGCGGAGGCATCTATCTATAAATTGGTTGGTCATTAAAGACTATCAGCCCTAACAAGTTCTCGCCCAGAGAGAAGAAAGGAGTTACTGCATTCTAGATAAAACCATTTTTCTCCCGCTTCTCTGCTGTGGGGTGGGCTTGGAAGGAATGGAATCTCCCCAgaagagggaacagagagaggaggggttggtccagccctttaaaaacacagagaCTGGATGAGACAGAAGAAGCTGGAGCAGGAGAGAGGCACAAGTGCGGCAGAGGGGACGCTTTGGTTGTAGAGCTGTGGCTGCAGTAGAGAGACCCACTCCAGATGGAGGAGAAGCCAGGAATTACAGGAGATGGCCCCTGGACAACTTAGAGGTCTCTGACCAAATCCAAAAGAACA
This genomic window contains:
- the LOC103306417 gene encoding olfactory receptor 52E4-like, translated to MQETQLSLNVVHLLSYSMSDFNSTDFINPSTFILLGIPGLEAAHVWISIPFCTMYIIAILGNFTILFIVKTEPSLHVPMYYFLCMLAVTDLVLTTSILPKMLSIFWFNSREINFIACLTQLYFSLSFSTMESGILVAMAFDRYVAICDPLRHSTTLTNPIVAKIGLALVLRGAILVLPYPFLARNWPYCRTNIIPHTYCEHIAVVKLACADIRVSSYYGLSVAFFVIGLDVFFIAMSYTQILRAIFRLPTKDARLKTVGTCGSHLCVILASYIPALFSFLTHRFGHNVALHVHVLMANMYHLLPPMLNPIIYGVRTQQIRDTLLQPFTHKGT